The Arctopsyche grandis isolate Sample6627 chromosome 10, ASM5162203v2, whole genome shotgun sequence genome window below encodes:
- the LOC143918137 gene encoding uncharacterized protein LOC143918137, with the protein MFRPPVKVNPDREAQQIQSKLGVFNTVKHLLDDPKSSIGVYGEPASPAPEFKKPHYTSSQNGRSRQRPQHYGKSALDPCGVFYNVENIIKEMKSLPIAITPLTAIAATPRKESVARFNFNVPPLLKPIENSSQSNSFSKPKQGAHIKSRFVYNIDILSYYSYVQRKVILLSVGSLITEDRDYDVRSTSCLHSVLNSARRRLTTMEAPVAAETWSVQGNAGDLPLALLPSTLPTTTNRSRLSSPLRAMWPKNCNIRFRHIVDSLSLTFNSSRIDTFVRLSVQGTRNSRLQDHISKASILRLSVAFMVHVSTP; encoded by the exons ATGTTTAGGCCGCCAGTTAAA gTAAACCCGGACCGCGAAGCCCAGCAAATACAGAGCAAATTAGGTGTATTCAATACTGTTAAACACCTACTCGACGATCCCAAATCTTCTATCGGCGTATATGGCGAGCCTGCTAGCCCAGCTCCAGAATTCAAGAAGCCTCATTACACTTCCTCGCAGAATGGACGGTCACGCCAAAGACCCCAACATTATGGCAAG AGTGCATTGGATCCTTGCGGTGTTTTTTACAACGTCGAGAATATCATTAAG gaGATGAAATCCCTTCCTATTGCTATTACACCATTGACTGCGATTGCTGCCACACCCAGAAAAGAATCTGTCGCCAGATTCAATTTCAACGTCCCTCCACTATTAAAG ccAATTGAAAATTCTTCGCAGTCAAATTCCTTCTCCAAACCAAAACAAGGTGCACACATCAAGAGTC gttttgtgtacaatattgacattttgtcatactactcgtatgtacaaagaaaagttatattgctgtcggttggttccctcatcactgaggatcgtgactatgatgtccggtcaaccagctgcctccattcagttctaaattcggccaggcgaagacttacTACCATGGAAGCTCCCGTCGCTGCAGAgacttggtcagtccagggtaatgcgggggatctgcctctggctcttctgccttcgacgctaccaaccacaaccaaccgctccaggctctcctcacctcttcgtgcaatgtggccgaagaactgcaatatacgtttcaggcatattgttgacagtctatccttgacttttaattcttcaagaatagacacatttgtgcgtttgtcggtccaaggcacgcgcaatagccgtctccaggaccacatctcgaaggcatcgattctccgtctatccgtcgccttcatggtccacgtttcgactccataa